A single genomic interval of Chrysemys picta bellii isolate R12L10 chromosome 8, ASM1138683v2, whole genome shotgun sequence harbors:
- the HYI gene encoding putative hydroxypyruvate isomerase codes for MAPLRFAANLAWLFPERPALPERLEAAARAGFRAAELPEPYAWCPALLRGAADRAGLALVLINTPPGDEDKGEKGLGAVPGRQAAFREGLALAVKYAKALGCPRIHLMAGRVPVGTERAAMALEMETTFVENLRYAADILAQEDMTGLLEPMNSRITDPRYFLTTPHQAAAILEKVGRPNLRLQLDIFHCQIMDGNLTQNLKTYFPLIGHIQVGQVPGRHEPDSPGEVNFPYLFQLLESLGYEGYVGCEYTPQGDTLEGLGWLHAYWESRGRQQRRC; via the exons ATGGCTCCGCTGCGCTTCGCTGCGAACCTGGCCTGGCTCTTCCCCGAGCGCCCGGCGCTGCCCGAGCGGCTGGAGGCGGCGGCCCGGGCCGGGTTCCGCGcggccgagctgcccgagccctACGCCTGGTGCCCGGCGCTGCTGCGCGGGGCTGCGGACCGGGCCGGGCTGGCTCTGGTGCTGATCAACACCCCGCCAG GGGACGAGGACAAGGGCgagaaggggctgggggctgtgcccGGCCGCCAGGCTGCGTTCCGGGAAGGCCTGGCCCTGGCCGTGAAGTACGCAAAGGCCCTGGGTTGCCCGAG GATCCATCTCATGGCCGGGCGGGTCCCTGTGGGCACCGAGCGGGCAGCGATGGCTCTGGAGATGGAAACCACCTTCGTTGAGAACCTCAGATATGCTGCTGACATCCTGGCCCAG GAGGACATGACGGGGCTGCTGGAGCCTATGAACAGCCGCATCACCGACCCCCGCTACTTCCTGACCACCCCTCACCAAG CTGCAGCCattctggagaaggtggggaggCCCAACCTCCGCCTGCAGCTG GACATTTTCCACTGCCAGATCATGGATGGGAACCTGACACAGAACCTGAAGACATACTTCCCGCTCATTG GTCACATCCAGGTCGGGCAGGTGCCCGGTCGGCACGAACCTGACAGCCCAGGCGAGGTGAACTTCCCCTATCTcttccagctgctggagtcactTGGCTACGAGGGCTACGTGGGCTGCGAATACACCCCGCAAG GAGACACGCTGGAAGGACTGGGCTGGTTGCACGCGTACTGGGAGAGCCGAGGCCGGCAGCAGCGCCGGTGCTAG